A stretch of Schistocerca cancellata isolate TAMUIC-IGC-003103 chromosome 3, iqSchCanc2.1, whole genome shotgun sequence DNA encodes these proteins:
- the LOC126176402 gene encoding uncharacterized protein LOC126176402, which yields MDRHLATVLLLAAAVGVARASAHFIRLALVAVMGLAGMYMLHVLAQDYNAIRQPVKAKVASAILRSVIAKRSAADSPVVGEAAAWGRVLRADPAGCARRVLCELAAKPELRLSDADRRLLALVTCVHLPAQSLLALF from the exons ATGGACAGGCACCTGGCGACGGTGCTGCTGCTGGCGGCGGCGGTGGGCGTGGCGCGTGCCAGCGCTCACTTCATCCGGCTGGCGCTGGTCGCCGTCATGGGCCTGGCCGGCATGTACATGCTGCACGTGCTCGCCCAGGACTACAACGCCATCCGGCAGCCCGTCAAGGCCAAGGTCGCCTCCGCCATACTACGCTCCGTCATCGCCAAGAGGTCTGCGGCAGACTCGCCG GTGGTCGGAGAggcggcggcg TGGGGGCGCGTGCTGCGGGCCGATCCCGCGGGCTGCGCGCGCAGGGTGCTCTGCGAGCTGGCCGCCAAGCCAGAGCTGCGGCTCAGCGACGCCGACAGGCGGCTCCTCGCCCTCGTCACGTGCGTACACCTCCCAGCCCAGTCACTACTTGCTCTGTTTTAA